In the genome of Desulfobaccales bacterium, one region contains:
- the plsY gene encoding glycerol-3-phosphate 1-O-acyltransferase PlsY, whose protein sequence is MYQVLVLVVLAYLLGSIPSGLLVARCLGGPDPRSQGSGNLGTANVYRVLGRKAGALTLLGDVAKGALPVALARLTLYSLAAWQDTGVALVAAAAVLGHVFPLYLGFKGGKAVATTFGVVAVVAPWAALNLVLVYILALSQTRIFSVSALICAWLLPVAVGLFTASKAYLLLAGALSGLILVCHRDNLERFFKGEEPRL, encoded by the coding sequence ATGTACCAGGTGTTAGTCTTGGTGGTCTTGGCCTATCTGTTGGGGTCCATCCCCTCCGGGCTGTTGGTCGCACGATGCTTGGGGGGGCCGGACCCTAGGAGCCAGGGCAGCGGCAACTTGGGGACCGCCAATGTCTACCGCGTCTTAGGGCGGAAGGCCGGAGCCCTCACTCTGCTGGGAGATGTGGCCAAGGGGGCCTTGCCGGTGGCCTTGGCGCGGCTGACCCTCTATTCGCTTGCGGCCTGGCAGGATACGGGCGTGGCCCTGGTGGCCGCGGCCGCGGTCTTGGGCCACGTCTTCCCCTTATATCTGGGTTTCAAGGGTGGCAAAGCCGTGGCCACCACCTTCGGCGTCGTGGCGGTAGTGGCCCCCTGGGCCGCACTCAACCTGGTCCTGGTTTACATCCTGGCCCTGTCCCAAACCCGGATCTTTTCGGTGAGCGCCCTGATCTGCGCCTGGCTGCTGCCGGTGGCGGTGGGGCTGTTCACCGCTTCCAAGGCCTATCTGCTGCTGGCCGGGGCGCTTTCGGGTCTCATTTTGGTCTGTCATCGGGATAATCTGGAACGTTTCTTTAAGGGTGAAGAACCGCGCCTTTAG
- a CDS encoding IS1595 family transposase, whose protein sequence is MSTDLTNPIFTDEAEARRHLEKLRWSHGPVCPHCGETEKITKLKGKSHRPGLHQCNGCRQHFTVTVGTLFEDSHIPLHKWMLAFHLMTASKKGISSCQLSRMLDITYKSAWFMSHRIREAMKPTSIDMFGTNGPVEADETFIGKKPGMKKRRGYAHKNAVFALVERNGGVRSFHVPNVTADTLKPILKEHVSDNAHLITDDAGQYRHMSEEFAIHEVIAHSNSEYVRGNVHTNTIEGFFSIFKRGIYGVYQHVSVAHLHRYTAEFDFRYNYREKLGFDDSMRATKALKGIAGKRLTYRRTH, encoded by the coding sequence ATGAGCACAGACCTTACCAACCCAATTTTTACCGATGAAGCCGAAGCCAGAAGACACCTTGAAAAACTGCGCTGGTCTCATGGCCCTGTATGCCCTCATTGTGGCGAAACTGAGAAGATCACCAAACTTAAAGGCAAGAGCCATCGCCCCGGCCTTCATCAATGCAATGGTTGCCGCCAACATTTTACGGTGACTGTCGGCACCTTGTTTGAAGATTCTCACATACCTTTGCACAAATGGATGCTGGCCTTTCACCTTATGACCGCCAGCAAGAAAGGCATTAGTTCCTGTCAGCTTTCCAGAATGCTTGATATTACCTATAAGTCGGCTTGGTTTATGTCTCACAGAATCCGTGAAGCCATGAAGCCCACTTCTATTGATATGTTTGGAACAAACGGGCCGGTTGAAGCCGATGAAACTTTTATTGGCAAAAAACCTGGGATGAAGAAACGCCGTGGGTATGCTCACAAAAACGCTGTCTTTGCCCTTGTAGAGCGTAACGGCGGGGTCCGCTCCTTTCATGTTCCCAATGTGACCGCCGATACCTTGAAGCCTATCCTCAAGGAGCACGTTAGCGATAATGCCCACCTTATAACCGATGATGCAGGGCAATACAGACACATGAGTGAAGAGTTTGCTATCCATGAAGTCATAGCTCATAGTAATAGCGAATATGTCAGGGGCAACGTGCATACCAACACCATTGAAGGATTTTTCAGTATCTTCAAACGTGGTATCTATGGCGTTTACCAGCATGTCAGTGTTGCTCATTTGCATCGCTATACCGCTGAGTTTGATTTCCGTTATAACTACCGTGAGAAACTCGGGTTTGATGATTCCATGCGTGCTACCAAAGCCCTCAAGGGCATTGCCGGTAAGCGTTTGACCTATCGGCGGACTCACTAA
- a CDS encoding LysR family transcriptional regulator, protein MEWQQLLGFYQVAKLGSFTKAAEATFRTQSALSQQVKALEEELGSQLIERLAKRRLKLTPSGVKLFAFAQRLLNQWDGLLDELRAMKGEPQGPLSLAAPFTTLYHLLPEALSSYLQKFPQVELTLLDRPQAAVFSLVKSGDIDFGLALESRVPKDLTARRWQPVDTVLLAPVDHPLTRARRVTWRQIARYPLIVPPRGHEAGGRHLIEAHFEKLGLAIRIILESSNVELSARYVETGLGLAFATLARGLKPSQRHLAFIPLGHYFKPDHLALVLRRDKVLTPYKLAFINLLFGDTMPSQ, encoded by the coding sequence ATGGAATGGCAGCAACTCCTGGGCTTTTACCAGGTGGCCAAGTTGGGAAGTTTTACCAAAGCCGCGGAAGCCACCTTTCGGACCCAGTCGGCCCTAAGCCAGCAGGTCAAGGCCCTGGAAGAAGAGTTGGGCAGCCAGCTTATCGAGCGGCTGGCCAAACGCCGCTTGAAACTTACCCCCTCGGGAGTCAAGCTCTTTGCCTTTGCCCAAAGGCTTTTGAATCAATGGGACGGGCTTTTGGATGAGTTGCGCGCCATGAAAGGTGAGCCTCAGGGGCCGCTCTCCCTGGCCGCGCCGTTCACCACCCTCTATCACCTGTTGCCCGAAGCCCTCTCGTCTTACCTGCAAAAGTTCCCCCAGGTGGAATTGACCCTGCTGGATCGCCCCCAGGCAGCCGTTTTCAGCCTGGTGAAAAGCGGCGACATTGATTTCGGCCTGGCTTTAGAGTCCCGGGTCCCCAAAGACCTTACAGCCCGGCGCTGGCAACCGGTGGATACGGTCCTCCTGGCTCCGGTGGATCATCCCCTGACCCGAGCCCGCCGGGTCACCTGGCGGCAGATCGCCCGCTACCCCTTGATTGTGCCCCCTCGAGGCCATGAGGCCGGGGGCCGGCACCTGATCGAGGCCCACTTCGAGAAGCTGGGCCTGGCCATTCGCATCATTTTAGAATCATCCAACGTCGAGTTGAGCGCCCGTTACGTGGAAACCGGCCTGGGGCTCGCGTTCGCTACCCTGGCCCGGGGCCTTAAGCCGTCGCAACGCCATCTCGCCTTCATTCCCCTGGGTCATTACTTCAAGCCGGATCACCTGGCCCTGGTCCTGCGCCGGGATAAGGTCCTCACCCCGTACAAGTTGGCCTTTATTAATCTCCTGTTTGGGGATACAATGCCTTCCCAGTAA
- a CDS encoding CBS and ACT domain-containing protein codes for MLIKDWMTKDPITITEDTSMIKAIHLMKERRFRRLPVVTLGRLVGMVTDRDLKEAAPSKATSLDVHELYYLLAELQVKEIMSHNPLSVSQDDTLEHAAQIMLDHTISGLPVVDAHGKVVGIITQSDVFRAFMHITGVLQGGVQFALRLEDRPGLIKEVVDLLRNRGARFVSLMSSYATSKEGFRDVYIRVKNLPPEAVAAAQEELASRYELLYVIPEGSAGP; via the coding sequence ATGCTGATCAAGGACTGGATGACCAAAGACCCTATCACCATTACCGAAGACACTTCGATGATCAAAGCTATTCATCTCATGAAGGAGCGCCGTTTCCGGAGGCTGCCGGTAGTGACGTTGGGGCGGTTGGTGGGCATGGTTACCGACCGGGACTTAAAGGAGGCCGCACCCTCCAAGGCAACCTCCCTGGATGTCCATGAACTTTACTACCTCCTGGCCGAACTCCAGGTCAAGGAGATCATGAGCCATAATCCCCTCAGCGTTTCCCAGGATGACACGTTGGAACACGCGGCCCAGATCATGCTGGACCACACGATCTCGGGCTTGCCGGTGGTGGACGCGCATGGCAAGGTGGTGGGGATCATCACGCAATCCGACGTGTTCCGGGCCTTTATGCATATTACCGGCGTCCTCCAGGGAGGGGTCCAATTCGCCCTGAGGCTGGAAGACCGCCCCGGCCTGATCAAAGAAGTGGTGGACCTCCTGAGGAACCGGGGAGCCCGGTTCGTCAGCCTGATGTCATCCTATGCCACGTCTAAGGAAGGCTTTCGGGATGTCTACATCCGGGTCAAGAACCTGCCCCCGGAGGCGGTGGCGGCGGCCCAAGAGGAACTGGCCTCCCGCTATGAGTTGCTCTACGTCATCCCGGAGGGGTCAGCCGGCCCTTAG
- a CDS encoding MBL fold metallo-hydrolase: MEPSGSFPPLLRPEPAGPVNFGPITFIPGRKGGRYPYCHSLVIEQGTDTWVVDPAADKAFFQELVRTRRVTGVFLSHFHEDHQKYNYLFPEARFYGPVLEAEAFTSMAAIFQFMGITDPQFQDYWRRTLTQDFHFQPLTNFTPYLPGQLFQLGEVILEIIPAPGHTPGHSCFHFPRQQLLFLADVDLTPFGPWYGDATSNLETFESTLDALKQIRAQTYITAHEQGLFTEAEFSSGLAAFRDKIEQREARLLDALGTPQSLDRLVARRLVYGKAKEPQFVYDHMEGQMLAKHLDRLLRQGFIVRTPAGFQRLL, translated from the coding sequence ATGGAACCCTCCGGCAGTTTTCCACCCCTTTTGCGGCCCGAGCCGGCCGGGCCGGTAAATTTCGGCCCCATTACCTTTATCCCCGGCCGCAAGGGCGGCCGCTACCCTTACTGCCACTCCCTGGTGATAGAGCAGGGGACGGACACCTGGGTGGTGGACCCTGCGGCCGATAAGGCCTTTTTCCAGGAACTGGTCCGAACCCGGCGGGTGACCGGGGTCTTTCTCAGCCACTTTCACGAAGATCATCAGAAGTACAACTATCTCTTCCCCGAGGCCCGCTTCTATGGTCCGGTCCTGGAGGCGGAGGCCTTCACTTCCATGGCCGCCATCTTCCAGTTCATGGGCATAACCGACCCGCAATTCCAAGATTACTGGCGGCGCACCCTCACCCAGGATTTTCATTTCCAGCCTCTGACCAATTTTACTCCTTATCTGCCCGGCCAACTGTTCCAACTGGGAGAGGTCATCCTGGAAATCATCCCGGCGCCGGGACATACGCCGGGGCATAGCTGTTTCCACTTTCCCCGGCAGCAGTTGTTGTTTCTGGCGGACGTAGACCTGACGCCCTTCGGTCCGTGGTACGGCGACGCCACCTCCAACCTGGAAACCTTTGAATCCACCCTTGATGCCCTCAAACAAATCCGGGCCCAAACCTATATTACGGCTCATGAACAGGGCTTGTTTACTGAAGCGGAGTTTTCCTCCGGACTGGCTGCGTTTCGCGACAAGATAGAGCAGCGGGAGGCCAGGCTACTGGATGCCTTGGGCACGCCGCAATCCTTGGATCGACTTGTGGCCCGACGCCTGGTCTATGGCAAAGCCAAAGAGCCCCAGTTCGTCTATGACCACATGGAGGGCCAGATGCTGGCCAAGCACCTGGACCGCCTGCTGCGGCAGGGCTTCATCGTCCGCACCCCCGCAGGGTTTCAGCGGCTCTTATAA
- the era gene encoding GTPase Era gives MSEDFKCGYVALIGVPNVGKSTLLNRLVGDKLAITSPKPQTTRNRLLGIVNGPSAQILFLDTPGVLDPKGALNASLVQAALTALAEADVVVWLVEPRLPAPDDQVLLPHLKQVHRPVIVAINKVDTVSKPKLLPLIAAYHELFPASPIIPLSALLGDGIAEFAAEILKLLPVSPPLYPPDQETDSSERFLVAELIRERVLHHTKEEIPHAVAVQVEEFDEGRRPHLITIRAVIYVERTSQKGILIGKQGRMLKAIGAEARAEMESLLGAKVFLDLWVKVWKNWRKDPKALRMLGYQG, from the coding sequence ATGTCTGAAGACTTCAAATGCGGCTATGTGGCCCTGATCGGCGTGCCCAATGTAGGCAAGTCCACCCTCTTGAATCGGCTGGTGGGGGACAAACTGGCCATCACTTCCCCCAAGCCCCAGACCACCCGGAACCGCCTCCTGGGCATCGTCAACGGGCCTTCGGCCCAGATCCTGTTCCTGGACACTCCCGGGGTGCTGGACCCTAAAGGGGCGCTGAACGCCTCCCTGGTGCAGGCGGCCCTCACGGCGCTCGCCGAAGCCGACGTGGTGGTGTGGCTGGTGGAGCCCCGGCTTCCGGCCCCGGACGACCAGGTTTTGCTGCCCCATTTGAAGCAGGTGCACCGTCCCGTCATCGTGGCCATCAATAAAGTCGACACCGTGTCCAAGCCCAAACTCCTGCCCTTGATCGCCGCTTACCACGAGTTGTTTCCCGCCTCGCCCATTATCCCCCTGAGCGCCCTGCTGGGGGACGGCATCGCGGAGTTTGCCGCCGAGATCCTTAAACTCCTGCCCGTATCGCCGCCGCTGTACCCCCCGGACCAGGAGACCGACTCCAGCGAGCGTTTCCTGGTGGCGGAACTCATCCGGGAACGGGTGCTGCACCATACCAAGGAGGAGATTCCCCACGCGGTGGCAGTGCAGGTGGAGGAATTCGACGAAGGCCGCCGCCCCCATCTGATCACGATCAGGGCGGTGATCTACGTTGAGCGAACTTCCCAGAAAGGCATTCTCATCGGCAAGCAGGGGCGGATGCTCAAAGCCATCGGCGCCGAAGCCCGGGCCGAAATGGAGTCGCTCTTGGGCGCCAAAGTGTTTCTGGATCTCTGGGTCAAGGTGTGGAAAAACTGGCGCAAAGACCCCAAGGCCCTCCGCATGTTGGGGTATCAAGGGTGA
- a CDS encoding molybdopterin biosynthesis protein, with amino-acid sequence MKRRIYLSMKSLEEAREVWFARFDLDDMAQAEEIPVADARGRVTAGPVMARRSSPAAHQAAMDGFAVAAASTFGATPDSPKLLAVGQEAFPINTGHLMPRSTDAVIMVEQVPDPEADPITVEEPTFPWQHVRRIGEDLVVGEMVLPEGVEIVPWAQGALLAAGVTKIAVRRRPRVAIIPTGTELIPVTELDQDLPRGKLPEFNSVILSGLVVEAGGVPMVLPIVSDDPGALTAALEDALKDADMVLINAGSSAGTEDYTYRAIDALGDVLVHGVSMMPGKPTVLGVVAGKPVIGNPGYPVSAVLSFEQFAAPLIAGLAGQRLTPRPTLEVYPAQNLPSKPGLTEFIRVTLGRVGDKVIATPLPRGAGTITSLVRADGLLIVPALSEGLEEDRQVSAELLVQPEDIEGTLVVLGSHDNTIDLLATLLHRRDHRLRLSSGHVGSLGGLMALRQGRAHLGGSHMLDPETNTYNVPFIQRYLAGVPLKLINLAWRQQGLMVAPGNPQKIKTINDLVRPTVRFINRQRGAGTRLLLDYLLKENGLNADQVQGYEREEYTHMAVAVNVFSGTADVGLGILAAARALGLDFIPLLPERYDLVVPETTFADPRFQVLLEVVRSPEFQTAAAALGGYDLKDCGTILWEQ; translated from the coding sequence ATGAAACGCCGCATCTATCTCAGCATGAAGTCGTTGGAGGAGGCCCGGGAGGTCTGGTTTGCCCGGTTTGATCTGGACGACATGGCCCAGGCTGAAGAAATTCCCGTGGCAGACGCCCGGGGCCGGGTGACTGCGGGGCCGGTGATGGCCAGGCGGTCCTCGCCCGCGGCCCATCAGGCGGCCATGGATGGCTTTGCTGTGGCCGCAGCCAGCACGTTCGGAGCGACCCCTGATAGCCCAAAACTTTTGGCCGTGGGCCAGGAGGCCTTTCCCATCAACACCGGCCATCTCATGCCGCGTTCAACCGATGCGGTGATTATGGTGGAGCAGGTCCCGGACCCCGAGGCCGACCCGATTACGGTGGAGGAGCCCACCTTTCCCTGGCAGCATGTGCGCCGGATAGGGGAAGATCTGGTGGTGGGCGAGATGGTGCTGCCGGAAGGGGTGGAAATCGTGCCTTGGGCCCAGGGGGCTTTGCTGGCCGCGGGGGTGACAAAGATCGCGGTGCGCCGCCGGCCCCGGGTCGCAATCATCCCCACGGGCACCGAGCTGATTCCCGTAACGGAGCTGGACCAGGATTTGCCCAGGGGCAAGCTGCCGGAGTTCAATTCCGTCATTCTGTCCGGGTTGGTGGTCGAGGCGGGCGGGGTGCCGATGGTTTTGCCCATCGTCTCAGATGATCCCGGGGCTTTGACCGCAGCGCTTGAAGACGCCCTGAAAGATGCCGATATGGTGCTCATCAATGCCGGGTCTTCCGCGGGCACCGAGGATTACACTTACCGGGCCATTGATGCCTTAGGCGATGTCTTGGTCCACGGCGTCTCCATGATGCCGGGCAAGCCCACGGTGCTGGGGGTGGTGGCGGGCAAGCCGGTCATCGGCAACCCCGGCTATCCCGTGTCCGCGGTGCTGTCCTTCGAGCAGTTCGCCGCGCCTTTAATTGCCGGGCTGGCGGGTCAGCGCCTGACTCCCCGGCCCACCCTGGAAGTCTACCCGGCCCAGAACCTGCCGTCCAAGCCGGGCCTGACGGAATTTATCCGGGTGACCTTAGGGAGGGTGGGAGACAAAGTTATCGCCACCCCGCTGCCCCGGGGCGCTGGAACCATCACTTCTTTGGTCAGGGCCGACGGCCTGCTCATTGTGCCGGCCTTGAGTGAGGGTCTGGAGGAGGACCGGCAGGTGAGCGCCGAACTGCTGGTTCAGCCTGAAGACATCGAAGGCACCCTGGTGGTGTTGGGCAGCCATGACAACACCATCGACCTGTTGGCGACCCTGCTACACCGCCGGGACCACCGCTTGCGCCTGTCCTCCGGCCACGTGGGGAGCCTGGGGGGCTTGATGGCCCTGCGCCAGGGCCGGGCTCACCTGGGGGGCAGCCACATGTTGGACCCCGAAACCAACACCTATAACGTGCCCTTTATCCAGCGCTATCTGGCGGGCGTGCCCTTGAAACTTATTAACCTGGCCTGGCGGCAGCAGGGGCTGATGGTGGCCCCCGGCAATCCGCAAAAAATCAAGACCATCAATGACCTGGTGCGTCCTACCGTGAGGTTCATCAACCGGCAGCGGGGGGCCGGGACCCGCCTGTTGCTGGATTATCTCCTTAAGGAAAACGGACTTAATGCCGATCAGGTTCAGGGTTATGAACGGGAAGAGTATACCCACATGGCTGTGGCGGTGAATGTCTTCTCCGGCACCGCCGACGTGGGCCTGGGGATTTTGGCCGCGGCGCGGGCCCTGGGGCTGGATTTTATTCCGCTGCTCCCCGAGCGCTACGACCTGGTGGTGCCCGAGACCACTTTTGCCGACCCCCGCTTCCAAGTCTTGCTGGAGGTGGTCCGCTCCCCTGAATTCCAAACAGCCGCGGCCGCCTTGGGAGGTTATGATTTGAAGGATTGTGGCACAATTCTCTGGGAACAATGA
- a CDS encoding thioesterase family protein codes for MKDSLQPGLKIEFQFEIPDTKTVPHLYPESPEFQQMPRVLATGYMVGLFEWACIQALNPHLDWPAEQTVGISVNLSHVAATPPGLVVTVRVLLEKVEGRKLTFFIEADDGVDLISQGYHERFVIDAAKFNAKVAGKAQKAAAT; via the coding sequence ATGAAAGATTCCTTGCAGCCTGGCCTGAAGATCGAATTTCAGTTTGAAATCCCGGACACCAAGACGGTGCCGCACCTCTACCCCGAGTCCCCGGAATTTCAGCAGATGCCCCGGGTGTTGGCCACCGGGTACATGGTGGGGCTCTTTGAATGGGCCTGCATCCAGGCCCTTAATCCACACCTGGATTGGCCCGCCGAGCAGACTGTGGGCATCAGCGTAAACTTAAGCCACGTGGCGGCCACCCCGCCGGGCCTGGTGGTCACGGTCCGGGTCCTTTTAGAGAAGGTGGAAGGGCGCAAGCTCACTTTTTTCATCGAAGCCGACGACGGGGTGGACCTGATTTCCCAGGGTTACCACGAGCGCTTCGTCATCGACGCCGCGAAATTCAACGCCAAAGTGGCGGGCAAGGCGCAAAAAGCCGCGGCGACTTAA
- a CDS encoding rubrerythrin family protein, whose translation MELKGSQTEKNLLIAFAGESQARNRYTFYAGEAKKAGYEYIAAIFLETAENEKEHAKVFFKHLGEGTAEIVAGYPFHLGDTLSNLVAAAEGENYEWTTMYQNFADDAEKEGFKEIAASFREIAKVENFHESRYRALGEHVKNGTMFKRDEPVTWHCRNCGYLVKGKNAPDLCPSCKHPQSYYEELAENYR comes from the coding sequence ATGGAGTTGAAGGGTTCCCAAACCGAGAAAAATCTACTTATCGCCTTTGCCGGGGAGTCCCAAGCCCGGAACCGCTATACCTTCTATGCTGGCGAAGCCAAGAAGGCGGGCTACGAATATATCGCGGCCATTTTCCTGGAGACCGCAGAAAACGAGAAGGAGCACGCCAAGGTCTTTTTCAAGCACCTGGGAGAAGGCACCGCGGAAATCGTGGCGGGCTACCCCTTTCATCTGGGGGACACGCTGAGCAATTTGGTAGCCGCCGCGGAAGGCGAGAATTACGAGTGGACCACCATGTACCAGAATTTTGCGGACGACGCGGAAAAAGAAGGCTTCAAGGAGATCGCCGCCTCTTTTAGGGAGATCGCCAAGGTGGAGAATTTTCACGAGTCCCGGTACCGGGCCCTAGGCGAGCATGTCAAGAACGGCACCATGTTCAAGCGTGACGAGCCTGTTACCTGGCACTGCCGGAATTGCGGCTATCTCGTCAAGGGGAAAAATGCTCCGGATCTTTGCCCGTCCTGCAAGCACCCCCAGTCCTACTACGAAGAACTGGCGGAAAATTACCGGTAG